From Oscillospiraceae bacterium CM, a single genomic window includes:
- the purF gene encoding amidophosphoribosyltransferase, translating into MSIHEECGVFGIYDEAGRCAQSTYYGLYALQHRGQEQCGIAAVNDLELTCYKDAGLVGDVFSESILDDLNGTMAIGHVRYSTTGGSRRENAQPLTLKYVKGSLAVAHNGNLVNTEELKREYEYKGAIFHTTTDSEVIAYIIAQERLHSPSIEQAVRQAMDHLDGAYSLVVMSSRKLIAARDPWGFRPLCMGRRGNAIVFASESCALDSVGAVFERDIEPGEVVYVEDGVVSSLKYGCGKKSNLCIFEYIYFARPDSVIDGQSVHDSRMLAGAYLAEQYPIDADVVIGVPDSGLIAAKGYALASGIPYNDGFVKNRYVGRTFIKPTQQSRALAVKLKLNPLRATVSGKRVVMIDDSVVRGTTSGQIIRLLRDAGAKEVHMLSSAPKFVGPCYFGTDIPSKNELFACQYTTEEMCRIIGADSLGFLSLDNLQKIAPNAKCTFCDACFTENYPISGIHDGKCCG; encoded by the coding sequence ATGTCCATACACGAAGAATGCGGCGTTTTCGGCATTTATGACGAGGCCGGACGCTGCGCGCAAAGTACGTATTACGGCCTATATGCCCTGCAGCACCGCGGTCAGGAGCAATGCGGCATCGCCGCCGTCAACGACCTGGAGCTGACGTGCTACAAAGACGCCGGCCTCGTCGGCGATGTTTTTTCGGAATCGATTCTTGACGATTTAAACGGCACGATGGCCATCGGTCACGTCCGCTATTCGACGACAGGCGGCTCCCGCCGCGAAAACGCGCAGCCGTTGACACTCAAATACGTCAAAGGTTCCCTCGCCGTGGCGCACAACGGCAATCTCGTCAACACGGAAGAGCTCAAGCGGGAATATGAATATAAGGGCGCGATTTTTCATACGACGACGGACTCGGAGGTCATCGCCTATATCATCGCTCAGGAGCGGCTACACTCCCCCAGCATTGAGCAGGCCGTGCGACAGGCAATGGATCATCTGGACGGCGCGTACTCCCTCGTCGTCATGTCGTCCCGCAAGCTGATTGCCGCCCGCGACCCATGGGGCTTCCGCCCTCTTTGTATGGGCCGTCGCGGCAATGCCATTGTGTTTGCTTCCGAGAGCTGCGCGCTCGACAGCGTCGGCGCTGTTTTCGAGCGTGATATTGAGCCTGGCGAAGTTGTCTACGTTGAGGACGGCGTTGTCAGCAGTCTCAAATATGGCTGCGGCAAAAAATCGAACCTCTGCATTTTTGAATACATTTATTTTGCCCGCCCGGACAGCGTGATTGACGGGCAGAGCGTGCATGACTCGCGGATGCTGGCGGGGGCTTACCTTGCCGAGCAGTACCCAATCGACGCCGACGTCGTCATCGGTGTGCCGGACTCCGGCCTCATCGCCGCCAAGGGTTATGCCCTTGCCTCCGGCATCCCCTATAACGACGGCTTTGTCAAAAACCGTTACGTCGGCAGAACGTTTATTAAGCCCACGCAGCAAAGCCGCGCGCTGGCCGTCAAGCTCAAGCTCAACCCCCTTCGGGCAACGGTTTCCGGAAAGCGCGTTGTGATGATTGACGATTCCGTCGTGCGCGGGACGACGTCCGGCCAGATTATAAGGCTCTTGCGCGATGCGGGCGCAAAAGAAGTTCACATGCTCTCTTCCGCGCCAAAATTTGTCGGCCCCTGCTATTTCGGAACGGATATTCCCTCTAAAAACGAGCTTTTTGCCTGCCAATATACAACCGAAGAGATGTGCCGGATCATCGGGGCCGACAGTCTCGGCTTTTTAAGCCTTGATAATTTACAAAAAATCGCCCCCAACGCCAAATGTACTTTTTGCGACGCCTGCTTTACGGAAAATTATCCGATTTCAGGAATTCATGATGGGAAGTGCTGCGGTTGA
- a CDS encoding DUF421 domain-containing protein, which translates to MAISIIRTLIIYIAIIVSMRLMGKRQLGELEPAELVVAVLISDLAAHPLQDIGTPLLYGLVPVVTLLCCEVFVSAFIIKSLKFRAFVCGKPSLVIQKGTIIQSEMKKNRFTLDELSEQLRKKDISDISTVKYAVLETDGSLSTLLYADQSPLTPKQMNVQTDDTAYPVMIVNDGRVLSNNLEKMGYNDIWLKRQLSNRNIPDVKKVYLMTVDEAGRIYFAEKEGVS; encoded by the coding sequence TTGGCGATCTCAATAATCAGAACGCTCATTATCTATATCGCGATCATCGTCTCTATGCGCCTGATGGGCAAGCGGCAGCTCGGCGAGCTGGAACCGGCGGAGCTTGTCGTCGCCGTTTTGATTTCAGACCTCGCTGCGCATCCCCTGCAGGATATCGGCACGCCGCTTTTATACGGGCTCGTACCGGTTGTGACGCTGTTGTGCTGCGAAGTTTTTGTTTCGGCGTTTATTATCAAAAGCCTGAAATTTCGGGCGTTTGTTTGTGGCAAGCCGAGCCTTGTCATCCAAAAGGGAACAATCATTCAGTCTGAAATGAAAAAGAACCGCTTTACGCTCGACGAGCTGTCCGAGCAGCTGCGCAAAAAGGATATTTCGGATATCAGCACCGTCAAGTACGCTGTTTTGGAAACGGACGGGTCGCTTTCGACGCTTCTTTACGCCGATCAATCACCGCTGACGCCAAAACAGATGAACGTGCAGACAGACGATACGGCTTACCCGGTCATGATCGTTAATGACGGCAGGGTGTTGAGCAACAATCTCGAAAAAATGGGGTATAACGACATCTGGCTCAAACGCCAGCTCTCAAACCGTAACATTCCAGACGTCAAAAAGGTCTATCTGATGACGGTTGACGAGGCCGGGCGGATTTATTTTGCCGAAAAAGAGGGCGTCTCATGA
- a CDS encoding DUF4363 family protein has protein sequence MKKELFIGVFFTLIIAAAIVNIYFLNKLTDHVTQLVDEAGAYAAAEKWDAAGRKAEEASALWEGSDGYTHLVLRHPEIDAATDALYDLLEKIYARESGGAEGAAKAARARLHSISAIEQIKIGSIF, from the coding sequence ATGAAAAAGGAACTTTTTATCGGCGTGTTTTTTACGCTTATAATTGCCGCCGCTATTGTCAACATTTATTTTTTAAATAAGCTGACCGATCATGTCACACAACTTGTCGATGAGGCCGGTGCGTACGCCGCGGCAGAAAAGTGGGACGCTGCCGGACGAAAAGCCGAAGAGGCATCAGCATTATGGGAGGGAAGCGACGGGTATACGCATCTCGTGCTCCGGCATCCGGAGATCGATGCGGCGACGGACGCGCTGTACGACCTACTTGAAAAAATATACGCGCGTGAATCAGGTGGTGCCGAAGGCGCTGCCAAGGCGGCAAGAGCCAGACTGCATAGCATTTCAGCGATCGAGCAGATCAAAATCGGCAGTATCTTTTGA
- the nrdR gene encoding transcriptional repressor NrdR, translating into MKCPYCGYSESRVIDSRPAEEGATIRRRRECLSCQKRFTTYEIMERVPLVVIKKDGSRQTFDKMKILNGMLRACEKRPVPLADLQKAVDEIEQDLSNSLEREIDSTAVGELVMKKLKTLDEVAYVRFASVYRQFKDLNTFMNELNKLLNDK; encoded by the coding sequence ATGAAATGCCCCTACTGCGGTTATTCCGAAAGCCGGGTCATCGACTCAAGGCCTGCTGAGGAGGGCGCCACCATTCGCAGAAGACGCGAATGCCTCTCCTGTCAGAAACGGTTTACGACGTATGAAATCATGGAGCGCGTTCCCCTTGTCGTTATCAAGAAAGACGGCAGCCGCCAGACCTTTGATAAAATGAAGATTTTAAACGGCATGCTGCGCGCCTGTGAAAAACGCCCCGTCCCGCTGGCCGACCTCCAGAAGGCCGTTGACGAAATTGAGCAGGATCTCTCAAACTCATTAGAGCGCGAGATTGACTCCACCGCCGTCGGCGAGCTCGTGATGAAAAAACTTAAAACGCTTGACGAGGTCGCGTATGTTCGCTTTGCCTCGGTATACAGGCAGTTTAAAGACCTCAACACCTTTATGAACGAGCTCAACAAGCTCCTCAACGACAAATAA
- a CDS encoding DUF4093 domain-containing protein has translation MKRVSEVIVVEGRYDKNTVSQAVDATVIETSGFQIFSDAEKVALLRRLAAKRGLILLTDSDGAGFLIRGRLKSLLGTNNIKNAYIPDVLGREKRKRTASKEGKLGVEGMRRDVIIEALVRAGATFLTENAATPTGDPITKADLFELGLSGTTGSVKRRQALMKTLDLPERLSPNSFLDVLNVLMTREEFYRLAQI, from the coding sequence GTGAAACGTGTTTCGGAAGTCATTGTCGTCGAAGGGCGATACGATAAAAACACCGTTAGTCAAGCCGTTGACGCCACGGTGATCGAAACAAGCGGCTTTCAGATATTTTCCGATGCGGAAAAAGTTGCCCTGCTGCGCCGCCTAGCCGCAAAACGCGGTTTGATTCTCTTAACTGACAGTGACGGCGCCGGTTTTCTCATTCGCGGCCGCCTGAAAAGCCTGCTCGGCACAAACAACATCAAAAACGCCTATATCCCCGACGTTTTGGGGCGCGAAAAGCGCAAGCGCACCGCGTCGAAGGAGGGCAAGCTCGGTGTTGAGGGGATGCGCCGCGATGTGATTATTGAGGCGCTTGTTCGCGCCGGGGCAACTTTTTTAACAGAGAATGCCGCCACCCCAACGGGCGACCCCATCACAAAAGCCGATTTATTTGAGCTTGGGCTGTCCGGCACCACTGGGAGCGTTAAACGGCGGCAAGCCCTCATGAAAACCCTTGACTTGCCGGAGCGCTTATCACCGAACAGCTTTTTAGATGTGCTCAACGTTCTCATGACACGAGAAGAATTTTATCGTCTGGCGCAAATTTGA
- the holA gene encoding DNA polymerase III subunit delta has translation MAQKKDSSGYDTLRAAISTGTIGNLYIFHGEERYLLENSLGAIRERLVVQFPEFNHKRFDGRGLTMETLAEACDTLPVFSERTLVEVEDFDIFKAGEETKKKLYDLLSALPDTVCLIFIYDTLDYKPDGRQKIAALIKDRAVTVEFTVQDASKLVRWIKAHVADAGKKIETTDAEYLALMTGGLMTTLNGEIEKVCQYASGSTVTRADIDALVVPVLDAVTYKLTDQLADGQFSNALQTLSDLLSLHEPPHKLLFSIGLKLRQLLAARVLLDNALGEKTLMTLAGIRYDFQARGLYASARKTPLSYARQAVTESAETALRLNGGGDPEKLLTELVVHLAVLRKGAAS, from the coding sequence ATGGCACAAAAAAAAGACAGCAGCGGGTACGACACGCTGCGCGCAGCCATCAGCACCGGCACCATCGGCAACCTGTATATCTTTCACGGCGAGGAGCGCTATCTGCTGGAAAACAGCCTTGGCGCCATCCGGGAGCGGCTCGTCGTCCAGTTTCCGGAATTCAACCATAAGCGCTTTGACGGGCGCGGTCTCACGATGGAAACACTTGCCGAAGCGTGTGACACGCTGCCCGTTTTTTCGGAACGGACGCTTGTAGAGGTAGAGGACTTTGATATTTTCAAGGCCGGTGAAGAGACAAAGAAAAAGCTCTATGACCTTTTGTCGGCGCTGCCGGACACCGTCTGTCTCATCTTCATTTATGACACGCTGGACTACAAGCCCGACGGGCGGCAGAAAATAGCAGCGCTTATAAAAGACCGCGCTGTGACCGTAGAATTCACAGTGCAGGACGCCTCCAAGCTTGTCCGGTGGATCAAAGCGCACGTTGCCGACGCCGGTAAAAAAATTGAGACGACGGACGCCGAATATCTGGCTCTCATGACCGGCGGCCTTATGACAACATTAAACGGCGAAATTGAAAAGGTCTGCCAGTACGCCTCCGGCAGCACCGTCACCCGCGCCGACATTGACGCGCTCGTCGTACCCGTGCTCGACGCCGTCACGTACAAGCTGACAGACCAATTGGCAGACGGCCAATTTAGCAATGCCCTGCAAACGCTCTCTGACCTTTTAAGCCTGCATGAGCCGCCTCACAAGCTGCTTTTTTCCATCGGATTGAAGCTCCGACAGCTTTTGGCGGCACGCGTTTTGCTTGATAATGCCCTCGGTGAAAAAACGCTGATGACGCTTGCCGGTATCCGCTATGATTTTCAGGCAAGAGGGCTATACGCCAGCGCTCGGAAAACGCCGCTGTCTTATGCGCGCCAAGCTGTTACGGAAAGCGCCGAGACGGCTTTGCGCTTAAACGGCGGCGGCGACCCGGAAAAGCTTTTAACAGAGCTTGTCGTTCACTTGGCCGTTTTACGGAAAGGGGCGGCGTCGTGA